A genomic region of Pseudomonas frederiksbergensis contains the following coding sequences:
- a CDS encoding ABC transporter permease, translating into MTIDLYGFGPALAAGALMTVKLALSALCLGLVLGLLGALAKTSPYKPLQWLGGTYSTLVRGIPELLWVLLIYFGTVNLMRALGEFFGNPDLALNAFAAGVIALGLCFGAYATEVFRGAILAIPKGHREAGVALGLSKFRIFTRLILPQMWRIALPGLGNLFMILMKDTALVSVIGLEEIMRHAQNGVTMTKQPFTFYMAAAFMYLGLTILAMTGMHLLEKRAARGFARSTQ; encoded by the coding sequence ATGACTATCGATCTCTACGGATTCGGCCCGGCGCTCGCCGCTGGCGCGCTGATGACCGTCAAACTGGCTCTCTCGGCGTTGTGCCTGGGGCTGGTGCTCGGTCTGCTCGGTGCCTTGGCCAAGACTTCCCCGTACAAGCCGTTGCAATGGCTTGGCGGCACTTACTCGACCCTGGTTCGCGGTATCCCGGAATTGCTCTGGGTGCTGTTGATCTACTTCGGCACGGTCAACCTGATGCGTGCCTTGGGCGAGTTTTTCGGCAACCCCGATCTCGCGCTCAATGCCTTCGCCGCTGGCGTGATCGCCCTGGGCCTGTGCTTCGGCGCCTACGCCACGGAAGTCTTCCGCGGTGCGATTCTGGCAATCCCCAAAGGTCACCGTGAAGCCGGTGTTGCGCTGGGTCTTTCGAAGTTCCGGATCTTCACCAGGCTGATCCTGCCGCAGATGTGGCGCATCGCCCTGCCGGGCCTGGGCAACCTGTTCATGATCCTGATGAAGGATACCGCGCTGGTGTCGGTGATCGGTCTGGAAGAAATCATGCGTCACGCCCAAAACGGCGTCACCATGACCAAGCAGCCGTTCACCTTCTACATGGCCGCAGCCTTCATGTACCTGGGCCTGACGATTCTGGCCATGACCGGCATGCACCTGCTGGAAAAACGCGCCGCTCGCGGCTTCGCAAGGAGCACGCAATGA